CAAACTCCCCGCAATAATTAGGTGCTGAAAAAATAGTAACAAGCTGTCGGTTGGCAAAGAACTCATATCCATCCTCTACGACctgcaaataataaattataaaatgtaaaacaaacaattaaggAGGTATgcactaaaataaaaaggaatcATATCCTCTACAGTAACCCAAAGCACTGCACAGAATGGACCAACCAGTGCCAGAAGCAACCAGATCCAAAGCCACAGTTACACAGTGGAGGAGCTTAGACATTTAAAGGGAGCAAGCCCCAGTGGTACAACACTCATAGAATGCCAAAATAACAATAGAGTGATAGGCGTAGTATAGCTATAGTctcacaaaaattttaaatgctcCTCACTGAAATTTCATGGCCCATGGTATGCTTCCACAGCCCTAAGACTGGTCCTGAAGAGGATATGAACCCTAGTACTGTGGGAACTAAAAGGAACAGCTATGACAAGTAAACCTGGTGAGCACGACAAACGAGATCCAGATCATGCTTCTGCAGAAAGTCTGTCACTTTGTCAGCACCAAAAGTAAATGAAACTCCCCTATCATTCATCCCCCAGCCTTGAATATCTTTACTGGGATCAGACCAGAGAAGATCACAGAGCAACCCTGTGTCTGGTACATCAGTTGGGCGTTGTAAACTTCTAATTTGATCCAAACTATGTAGGTCAGGAGAAAGGCCCCCATGCATGCAGAGAATCTTCTCATCAATTAGAGCCGCCACTGGTAGACAGTTAAAACAATCTGTGAATGTCTTCCATAGCCTAACATTAAATCTTCTCTTGCACTCGTCATAAAACCCATATATACGGTTTATGGAAGCACATTCATGGTTTCCTCTCAAGAGGAAAAAATTTTCaggatattttattttatatgcaaGTAGGAGGCATATTGTCTCCAGACTTTGCTTGCCTCGATCCACATAATCCCCTAAAAATAAGTAGTTGGCTTTAGGAGGTAACCCACCATACTCAAAAAGCCTCAAAAGATCAGAATATTGACCATGAATGTCTCCTGCATTTCATAAACAGATATCATTATCAGGATGGATGATCACAAATCTTTATTCAAAATGTTTTCAATAATGCCAAAACTAAGCCACTGGCCACAAGAATGAGTGCCATTGACGTACAaggtaaataaattatcatgaACTGAATCTAACGGGTTTAAACTGAATTCTGATCAGTGGAGTCAATTAACTCCTTACAAGTATGTTTCAACTCAAACACGGCAGACCCACGTTTGAAATGTAGTCAATATGGAGCagtacaaattaaaacatcatattcttctatttcaattatttttttaagtaaaggACACGTCAACTTCCACACAAATATTGCATACAGCAAAGTTGACCAATCATACATCTTCTGAAGTGAGTAACAATGTGCTGGACAGCAGATAAcaacacctttttttttctctttcgaCTGAAATACATCAGCtatcataaaaaatagtgCACACAACAAATCTATTGATCACACTTATGTAGATATTCTCTACGACCTAATCTAAGTATCATGAAGTAActtggcctttttttttaactccaaACTTCAACCATTAGTTGCATAATGTAGTAACGAAAACTTAATTGCAACATTGAGGACATTCAGCAACTTCAGGCAAACCTATACATTCAAAGAGACTAACAAAGAATGGGGCACAAACAATACATAGCTCTCTTAGTGCAAGCTAATTATTGTGAAGACTATTTATCTGCTAAGAATTGAATTTGAGTGGATTTTCCTACAGATCTACACACAACTCAACttaagaagaataaaaagataaaaaataaaaatcctatGGATTAAGAAAGATAAATGGAGATTTATTAGTATACATCCAAAATTAGAAACTCATTAAACAATCCAGGGGTAAAAATTGAGGAATAAGAATATAGCGTATCTCAGGATAAGACCAAAGACATAATAACAGAAACATTTAAGGCAAACCACTACAAAGTTTTTACATAATAACCCAAAGCAAAGCAAaccat
This window of the Citrus sinensis cultivar Valencia sweet orange chromosome 8, DVS_A1.0, whole genome shotgun sequence genome carries:
- the LOC102613210 gene encoding serine/threonine-protein phosphatase PP1-like; the encoded protein is MEQAVLDDIIKRLLEVRGRPGKQVQLSESEIRQLCVESREIFLKQPNLLELEAPIKICGDIHGQYSDLLRLFEYGGLPPKANYLFLGDYVDRGKQSLETICLLLAYKIKYPENFFLLRGNHECASINRIYGFYDECKRRFNVRLWKTFTDCFNCLPVAALIDEKILCMHGGLSPDLHSLDQIRSLQRPTDVPDTGLLCDLLWSDPSKDIQGWGMNDRGVSFTFGADKVTDFLQKHDLDLVCRAHQVVEDGYEFFANRQLVTIFSAPNYCGEFDNAGAMMSVDETLMCSFQILKPSDKKSKFGFGSTTTAKPSNGGNVFGSTTTAKPGNTPAGVKSFLGKV